From a single Sinorhizobium sp. RAC02 genomic region:
- the lptF gene encoding LPS export ABC transporter permease LptF encodes MKLIERYILRRASLMFVATLVPLLGIVWVTQALASVNLVTDSGQSIFAFLKLATLIIPSVIPIILPFALVIGVSQTLTVMNSDSELTVLNSAGASRVTIIRPVMILAIAMSFVSFAVDNFAEPYSRVAVRKMIATAHADMLSAVVQENTFRKVADGLYVQVAERRNGGVLRGLFVADTRDPRFELVYYAREGAVDENSSALVMKDGEVHRKLPDGDVSIIKFDSYAFDLTDLTQSLGKSNIRAKDRDLFYLLDPDPKDPQFEKNPGTFTAELHRRFTEWLLPAVFGLIALVVSADARSHREARVHPMLTALLTALFVRWLSFYASNNAEESVYFIPVMYLIPIVTAALAIRFLGRNKSLDIPMTLGERLTDLRDRVLSRFTRAGSTPTGGGQP; translated from the coding sequence ATGAAATTGATCGAGCGCTATATCCTGCGGCGGGCGTCGCTCATGTTCGTCGCCACGCTCGTGCCCTTGCTCGGTATCGTCTGGGTCACGCAGGCGCTGGCCAGCGTCAACCTCGTTACGGACAGCGGCCAGTCAATCTTCGCCTTCCTGAAGCTCGCGACGCTGATCATTCCCTCGGTCATCCCGATCATCCTGCCCTTCGCGCTCGTCATCGGCGTGTCGCAGACGCTGACCGTGATGAATTCCGATTCGGAATTGACGGTGCTGAATTCGGCCGGTGCCTCGCGCGTCACCATCATCCGCCCCGTCATGATCCTCGCGATCGCGATGAGCTTCGTGTCCTTCGCCGTCGACAACTTCGCCGAACCCTATTCGCGTGTCGCCGTGCGCAAGATGATCGCCACAGCCCATGCCGACATGCTCTCCGCCGTCGTGCAGGAAAATACCTTCCGCAAGGTTGCCGACGGCCTCTATGTGCAGGTGGCGGAGCGCCGCAACGGCGGCGTGCTGCGCGGCCTCTTCGTTGCCGATACCCGTGATCCGCGCTTCGAACTCGTCTACTATGCCCGCGAAGGTGCGGTGGACGAAAACAGCTCGGCGCTCGTCATGAAGGACGGCGAGGTGCATCGCAAGCTGCCGGACGGCGATGTCTCGATCATCAAGTTCGATTCCTATGCCTTCGACCTCACCGACCTTACGCAGAGCCTCGGCAAATCGAACATCCGCGCCAAGGATCGCGACCTGTTCTACCTGCTGGACCCGGATCCGAAGGACCCACAGTTCGAGAAGAATCCGGGCACCTTTACCGCCGAGCTGCACCGTCGCTTCACAGAATGGCTGCTGCCCGCCGTCTTCGGCCTGATCGCGCTCGTCGTCAGCGCCGATGCCCGCTCGCATCGCGAGGCGCGGGTGCATCCGATGCTGACGGCGCTGTTGACGGCACTCTTCGTACGCTGGCTGAGCTTCTACGCATCCAACAACGCCGAAGAGTCCGTCTATTTCATACCCGTCATGTATCTCATTCCAATCGTCACCGCGGCGTTGGCGATCCGCTTCCTTGGGCGCAACAAGAGCCTTGACATCCCGATGACGCTGGGCGAACGGCTCACGGACCTGCGCGACCGAGTGCTGTCGCGCTTCACGCGGGCGGGCTCGACACCCACCGGAGGCGGCCAGCCATGA
- the lptG gene encoding LPS export ABC transporter permease LptG, with translation MIPTLGLYFFRRYIVTTIWFLLGIFSLIFIIDFSELSNRIGSLPGYTLTSGLLVTALRIPMILMQTVPFVALFAGMAALISLNRRYELVVTRAAGISVWQFLRPFVVGAFLFGVLAVLIISPIAAWGSKKAQEVEASWGATVSRTENAVPWIRQIYGDDQAIIGAKALLDDGTRLLNVTVIHFDTDGRIALRQDAESATLEDGYWLLNNVNETRIGELPVRLKEAQLRTNLKREFVQESLEKPESIPFLSLGRKIEAAKSFGFPTNAMETQFHSMLSLPLLLVAMTLIAACVSLKFSRFNQSRAVILGGILSGFMLYVVTVLVKAFGSSGVVPPFVAAWLPVVVAMSLGATILLHQEDG, from the coding sequence ATGATCCCGACCCTCGGCCTCTACTTCTTCCGCCGCTACATCGTCACCACCATCTGGTTCCTGCTCGGCATCTTCTCGCTGATCTTCATCATCGATTTCAGCGAATTGTCGAACCGCATCGGCTCGCTGCCGGGCTATACGCTGACCAGCGGCCTGCTCGTCACCGCGCTGCGCATTCCGATGATCCTGATGCAGACCGTGCCCTTCGTGGCGCTCTTTGCTGGCATGGCGGCGCTGATCTCGTTGAACCGGCGCTACGAGCTGGTCGTCACGCGTGCTGCCGGCATTTCCGTCTGGCAGTTCCTGCGTCCCTTCGTCGTCGGCGCCTTCCTGTTCGGGGTGCTGGCGGTGCTGATCATCAGCCCGATCGCCGCCTGGGGCAGCAAGAAGGCACAGGAAGTCGAAGCAAGCTGGGGCGCCACCGTCTCGCGTACGGAAAACGCCGTACCGTGGATCCGCCAGATCTATGGCGACGACCAGGCGATCATCGGCGCCAAGGCGCTGCTTGACGACGGCACACGGCTTTTGAACGTCACGGTCATCCACTTCGATACCGACGGCCGCATCGCACTGCGCCAGGATGCCGAATCGGCAACCTTGGAAGATGGTTACTGGCTGCTTAACAACGTCAACGAAACGCGGATTGGAGAATTGCCGGTCCGTCTCAAGGAGGCGCAGCTTCGTACCAACCTGAAACGGGAATTCGTTCAGGAAAGCCTCGAAAAGCCTGAATCCATTCCATTTTTGAGCCTTGGACGGAAGATCGAGGCGGCAAAGTCGTTCGGTTTCCCCACAAACGCCATGGAAACGCAGTTCCACTCCATGCTGTCGCTGCCGCTTCTCCTGGTTGCGATGACGCTGATCGCGGCCTGTGTATCATTGAAATTTAGCCGGTTTAATCAATCGCGTGCGGTGATTCTGGGTGGAATCCTGTCTGGCTTCATGCTTTATGTCGTCACCGTGCTTGTGAAGGCATTTGGAAGCAGCGGTGTTGTTCCTCCGTTTGTTGCGGCCTGGCTCCCAGTGGTCGTCGCAATGTCGTTGGGTGCGACTATTCTTCTGCATCAGGAGGACGGCTAG
- a CDS encoding LPS-assembly protein LptD, which yields MAAGARKTNWWSKAALLAGAAMGAFVSAVALPAQAQAPDIRTMEPNIPDDAKLILAANELVYNNDTEKVIARGAVQINYGGYRLVARQVEYNQNTGRLTAHGNIELIEPTGNRIYGDEMDLSDDFANGFVNALRIETTDLTKLAATSGERVNGEEMILNHAVYTACTPCATNPTHRSLWQIKAERVVQNGRTKTIRLERARFEMFGRPIAYIPVLEVPDHTVKRKSGFLFPQFGYEQKLGFGVTTPYYFAIAPDMDATLSPTVLTRQGFLLEGEFRKRFHNGQVTLRAAGIQQTNPSVFTGGTSDRYEDFRGMVASQGNFKINPRWAFGWDVMVQTDNNFSRTYDLDGLDDRIHANQFYLSGLGRRNSFDMRAFYFDVQDADPVDKLERKQAIAQTLDHEYIVPQPVLGGELSITTNITNVQRDLEDLYSVGNNDRFRGLAGGTTRLTSEMEWKRQFIVPGGLVLTPLLAARGDIHRLDMTAPDGYAGDFKYAGNYENDNSATRAMLTAGLEARYPILATTDYSTHLFEPIAQIYVRPDEDLAGALPNEDSQSFVFDATNLFERDKFSGFDRIEGGSRANLGLRYTGTFDNGVRLRSIIGQSFHLGGVNSFATDDLVHAGANSGLETDSSDYVGMTGIDLPNGLSVASSARLDKDDLSVRRSDTSLRFDGARFETELTYTRIAAQPEYGLADNASELQSAAAFKFKDYWSVFGSLTYDLNRKSLSRNGIGFSYDDRDTVFSIVYEQTRDKSSSTANDWSIGARLMFRTLGDIHVGDTTLTGFE from the coding sequence GTGGCGGCAGGCGCCCGCAAAACGAATTGGTGGTCGAAAGCCGCCCTGCTTGCAGGTGCGGCCATGGGCGCCTTCGTGTCCGCCGTTGCCCTGCCCGCGCAGGCCCAGGCACCCGACATCCGGACGATGGAACCGAACATTCCGGATGACGCCAAGCTCATCCTGGCTGCCAACGAACTCGTCTATAATAACGACACGGAAAAGGTGATTGCCCGCGGCGCGGTGCAGATCAACTATGGCGGTTACAGGCTCGTCGCCCGCCAGGTCGAATACAATCAGAACACCGGCCGCTTGACGGCGCACGGCAATATCGAACTCATCGAACCGACCGGCAACCGGATCTATGGCGATGAGATGGACCTGTCGGACGATTTCGCCAACGGCTTCGTCAATGCGTTGCGCATCGAGACCACCGACCTCACCAAACTTGCGGCGACCAGCGGCGAGCGCGTCAACGGCGAGGAAATGATCCTCAACCACGCCGTCTATACCGCCTGCACGCCCTGCGCCACGAACCCGACGCATCGCTCGCTCTGGCAGATCAAGGCCGAGCGCGTCGTGCAGAACGGCCGCACCAAGACGATCCGGCTCGAGCGTGCCCGCTTCGAGATGTTCGGCAGGCCGATCGCCTATATTCCGGTGCTGGAAGTGCCGGACCATACGGTCAAGCGGAAGAGCGGCTTCCTGTTTCCGCAGTTCGGCTATGAGCAGAAGCTCGGCTTCGGCGTTACGACGCCCTACTACTTCGCCATCGCACCGGACATGGATGCGACGCTCTCGCCCACCGTGCTGACCCGCCAAGGTTTTCTGCTCGAAGGTGAATTCCGCAAGCGTTTTCATAACGGCCAGGTGACCTTGCGCGCCGCCGGCATCCAGCAAACGAACCCCAGCGTTTTCACGGGTGGCACGAGCGACCGGTACGAAGACTTCCGCGGCATGGTCGCCTCACAGGGCAACTTCAAGATCAATCCCCGCTGGGCCTTCGGCTGGGATGTGATGGTACAGACCGACAACAACTTCTCGCGCACCTATGATCTGGATGGCCTGGACGATCGCATCCATGCCAACCAGTTCTACCTGTCCGGCCTTGGCCGCCGTAACAGCTTCGACATGCGCGCCTTCTATTTCGACGTGCAGGACGCCGACCCGGTGGACAAGCTGGAGCGCAAGCAGGCAATCGCGCAGACGCTGGACCACGAATATATCGTACCGCAGCCGGTGCTTGGCGGCGAACTCAGCATCACGACGAACATCACCAACGTCCAGCGTGACCTCGAGGATTTATACAGCGTAGGCAACAATGATCGCTTTCGCGGGCTCGCCGGCGGCACGACACGGCTGACCAGCGAAATGGAATGGAAGCGCCAGTTCATCGTACCCGGCGGCCTGGTGCTGACACCGCTGCTGGCGGCGCGCGGCGATATACATCGCCTCGACATGACGGCGCCCGACGGTTACGCCGGTGATTTTAAATACGCCGGTAATTATGAAAACGACAACAGTGCGACCCGGGCGATGCTGACCGCCGGCCTTGAAGCGCGCTACCCGATCCTGGCGACAACCGATTACAGCACGCATCTCTTCGAGCCGATCGCCCAGATCTATGTCCGCCCGGACGAAGACCTTGCCGGGGCGCTGCCGAACGAGGATTCGCAGAGCTTCGTCTTCGACGCCACCAACCTGTTCGAGCGCGACAAGTTCTCCGGATTCGATCGTATCGAGGGTGGATCGCGCGCCAATCTTGGCCTACGCTACACAGGCACGTTCGACAACGGCGTGCGGCTGCGCAGCATCATCGGCCAGTCCTTCCATCTCGGCGGCGTAAACTCGTTCGCGACCGACGACCTGGTCCATGCCGGCGCCAATTCCGGCCTCGAGACAGATTCGTCCGACTATGTCGGCATGACCGGCATCGATCTGCCGAACGGCCTCTCGGTCGCGTCCAGCGCCCGGCTTGACAAGGACGACCTGTCGGTCCGCCGCTCCGATACGTCACTACGCTTCGATGGCGCCCGCTTCGAGACCGAGCTCACCTATACGCGCATCGCTGCACAGCCTGAATACGGCCTGGCGGATAACGCCAGCGAGCTGCAAAGTGCGGCGGCCTTCAAGTTCAAGGACTACTGGTCAGTCTTCGGCTCGCTCACCTACGATCTCAACCGCAAGAGCCTGTCGCGCAACGGCATCGGCTTTTCCTATGACGACCGGGACACCGTTTTCTCGATCGTCTACGAGCAGACACGCGATAAATCCAGCAGCACGGCAAACGACTGGTCGATCGGCGCGCGCCTGATGTTCCGCACGCTGGGCGACATCCATGTCGGCGATACGACGCTGACCGGCTTCGAGTAA
- a CDS encoding SurA N-terminal domain-containing protein, which translates to MMGRESLVRSMMMGVALAAAVTLTLPAGTAQAASSVVAVVNNTPITSGDVESRANFLKLQRAKGNLRALAREQMIDDALKRGEILRAKASVSTSDVDTAFARFAASNKMSPEQMAKILNQAGVGVDHFKQYIAVQMSWPRLVNARYGRGADDKTLMQRMQENGGKKPVTTEYFLKQVIFVVPEKKRNAILGKRKQEAEASRSKFPGCDQAKVFAATMRDVSIRDLGRVLAPEMPADWKPLIEKTDGMTTGTRVTERGVEYLAICKKREVNDDVAAETVFRAEDIGKEKSGEEDANSKKFLAELRKKATITER; encoded by the coding sequence ATGATGGGCAGAGAATCTCTGGTACGTTCCATGATGATGGGCGTGGCCTTGGCCGCCGCCGTGACGCTGACGCTTCCGGCCGGCACCGCCCAGGCCGCAAGCTCGGTCGTCGCCGTCGTCAACAACACGCCGATCACCTCTGGTGATGTCGAAAGCCGCGCCAACTTTCTGAAGCTGCAGCGCGCGAAGGGTAATCTGCGGGCGTTGGCCCGCGAGCAGATGATCGACGACGCCCTGAAGCGCGGTGAAATCCTGCGTGCGAAGGCGTCCGTCAGCACGAGCGACGTGGACACTGCCTTCGCGCGTTTTGCAGCGTCCAACAAGATGTCGCCGGAGCAGATGGCCAAGATCCTCAACCAGGCTGGCGTCGGCGTCGACCATTTCAAGCAGTATATCGCCGTGCAGATGAGCTGGCCACGCCTGGTCAACGCCCGTTACGGTCGCGGCGCCGACGACAAGACGCTGATGCAGCGCATGCAGGAAAATGGCGGCAAGAAGCCCGTCACCACCGAATACTTCCTCAAGCAGGTGATCTTCGTCGTGCCGGAGAAGAAGCGCAACGCCATTCTCGGCAAGCGCAAGCAGGAGGCGGAAGCCTCGCGCTCGAAGTTCCCCGGCTGCGACCAGGCCAAGGTTTTTGCCGCGACGATGCGGGATGTTTCGATCCGCGACCTCGGCCGCGTGCTCGCGCCTGAAATGCCCGCCGACTGGAAGCCGCTCATCGAAAAGACTGACGGCATGACGACCGGCACCCGCGTTACGGAACGCGGCGTCGAATATCTCGCGATCTGCAAGAAGCGGGAGGTCAATGACGACGTGGCGGCCGAAACGGTCTTCCGTGCCGAGGACATCGGCAAGGAGAAGAGCGGCGAGGAAGACGCAAACAGCAAGAAGTTCCTCGCTGAGCTGCGCAAGAAAGCGACCATCACCGAACGTTGA
- the pdxA gene encoding 4-hydroxythreonine-4-phosphate dehydrogenase PdxA, translated as MTMTNMPPLALTMGDPAGIGPDITLALWSNRHALSLPPFLFVGDAQVLRERAKVLGLDITVASATPEEATRLFSDALPVLSCDCSETVTSGRPDSRNAAAITGAIETAVALTLAGRTAAVVTNPIAKAVLYDAGFGFPGHTEFLADLAAKATGKEALPVMLLAGPKLRSVPVTIHIPLKDVPTVLTQELIVETATITERDLRQRFGIARPRLAIAGLNPHAGETGTIGLEDEAIVRPAVERLKAAGIDAVGPLPADTMFHDAARATYDVAICMYHDQALIPAKALGFDDSVNATLGLPFIRTSPDHGTAFAIAGKGVAKPDSLLAAIRLAHTLGTHERTTRERA; from the coding sequence ATGACGATGACGAACATGCCTCCGCTGGCGCTCACCATGGGCGATCCGGCGGGGATCGGACCGGATATCACGCTCGCCCTCTGGTCGAACCGTCATGCCCTCTCGCTGCCGCCCTTTCTCTTCGTCGGTGATGCGCAGGTGCTACGTGAGCGCGCCAAAGTGCTCGGTCTCGACATCACTGTCGCGAGCGCAACGCCAGAAGAGGCCACCCGGCTGTTTTCCGACGCACTTCCCGTCCTTTCTTGCGATTGCAGCGAAACCGTCACATCGGGCAGGCCGGATTCCCGCAATGCAGCGGCCATTACAGGCGCCATCGAAACGGCAGTCGCGCTGACGCTCGCCGGCCGCACGGCTGCGGTGGTCACCAACCCCATCGCCAAGGCCGTGCTCTATGATGCCGGCTTCGGCTTTCCCGGCCATACGGAATTCCTGGCCGATCTTGCGGCAAAGGCGACCGGCAAGGAAGCGCTTCCGGTCATGCTGCTTGCCGGACCAAAACTGCGCAGCGTGCCTGTCACCATTCACATTCCGCTGAAGGATGTCCCAACGGTCCTGACACAGGAACTGATCGTCGAAACCGCGACGATCACCGAGCGGGACCTGCGCCAGCGCTTCGGCATTGCCCGCCCGCGGCTCGCCATTGCAGGGCTCAATCCGCATGCTGGCGAAACCGGAACCATCGGACTGGAGGACGAGGCAATCGTGCGCCCGGCTGTCGAGCGGCTGAAGGCTGCCGGCATCGATGCGGTCGGCCCCCTGCCCGCCGATACGATGTTCCACGATGCCGCCCGCGCGACCTATGACGTGGCGATCTGCATGTATCACGATCAGGCGCTGATCCCGGCCAAGGCGCTCGGCTTCGACGATTCCGTCAATGCAACGCTGGGCCTGCCCTTCATCCGCACCTCGCCGGACCACGGCACCGCCTTCGCAATCGCCGGCAAGGGCGTTGCCAAGCCGGACAGCCTTTTGGCCGCCATCCGGCTCGCCCACACGCTTGGCACCCACGAGCGGACGACAAGGGAACGCGCATAA
- the rsmA gene encoding 16S rRNA (adenine(1518)-N(6)/adenine(1519)-N(6))-dimethyltransferase RsmA: MAALDGLPPLRDVIQRHGLDAKKALGQNFLLDLNLTQKIARTAGPIENHTVIEVGPGPGGLTRAILALGAKRVIAIERDARCLPALAEISDHYPGRLTVIEGDALKTDFEALAPGEPVRIIANLPYNVGTQLLVNWLLPKTWPPFWDSLTLMFQREVGLRIVAEDNDDHYGRLGVLCGWRTDARMAFDVPPQAFTPPPKVTSSVVHLEPIANPLACDVSALERVTHAAFGQRRKMLRQSVKSLGGEALLARAEIDPQRRAETLSVEEFVRLANAL; the protein is encoded by the coding sequence ATGGCCGCACTCGACGGACTGCCGCCGCTGCGCGATGTCATCCAGCGCCATGGACTCGATGCAAAGAAGGCGCTCGGGCAGAACTTTCTGCTCGATCTCAATCTGACGCAGAAAATCGCCCGCACGGCCGGCCCCATCGAAAACCATACCGTCATCGAGGTCGGCCCCGGCCCCGGTGGTCTGACACGCGCGATCCTTGCGCTCGGCGCCAAGCGGGTCATTGCCATTGAGCGCGATGCGCGCTGCCTGCCGGCGCTCGCGGAAATCTCGGACCACTATCCCGGTCGCCTGACGGTCATTGAAGGCGATGCGCTGAAGACGGACTTTGAGGCGCTGGCGCCGGGCGAGCCCGTACGCATCATTGCCAACCTGCCCTACAATGTCGGTACGCAGTTGCTGGTCAACTGGCTGCTGCCGAAGACCTGGCCACCCTTCTGGGACTCACTGACGCTGATGTTCCAGCGCGAGGTCGGCCTTCGCATTGTCGCTGAGGACAATGACGACCATTATGGCCGCCTCGGCGTGCTCTGCGGCTGGCGTACAGACGCACGCATGGCCTTCGACGTGCCGCCGCAGGCCTTCACGCCACCGCCGAAGGTGACCTCCTCCGTCGTGCACCTGGAGCCCATCGCCAATCCCCTGGCCTGCGATGTCAGCGCGCTGGAACGCGTCACCCACGCCGCCTTCGGCCAGCGCCGCAAGATGCTGCGTCAAAGCGTAAAATCGCTCGGCGGCGAGGCCCTGCTTGCACGTGCCGAAATCGACCCGCAGCGGCGGGCCGAAACGCTGAGCGTGGAAGAATTCGTGCGGCTGGCGAACGCGCTCTGA
- the gmk gene encoding guanylate kinase, whose amino-acid sequence MAEPSKHIQIERRGLMLVISSPSGAGKSTIARNLLEADPGLSLSVSVTTRQRRASEIAGRHYHFINHREFERLRDSQALLEWAEVHGNFYGTPREPVEEAMSTGRDMLFDIDWQGAQQLQEKMPADVVSIFILPPSMTELQSRLHRRAEDTEEVIQTRLANSCAEIEHWREYDYVILNDDLSVAFDAVQSIVKAERLRRDRRHGLFEFVTKLVTEKPVL is encoded by the coding sequence ATGGCCGAGCCGTCGAAACATATCCAAATCGAACGCCGCGGGCTCATGCTCGTCATTTCTTCGCCGTCCGGGGCCGGCAAGTCGACGATCGCCCGCAATCTGCTTGAGGCCGACCCGGGCCTCAGCCTCTCGGTGAGCGTGACGACGCGCCAGCGCCGCGCCAGCGAGATCGCCGGCCGCCATTACCATTTCATCAACCACCGCGAATTCGAGCGTCTGCGCGATTCCCAGGCGCTTCTGGAATGGGCGGAGGTGCACGGCAATTTCTACGGCACGCCGCGCGAGCCGGTTGAGGAGGCCATGTCCACTGGCCGCGACATGCTCTTCGACATCGATTGGCAGGGCGCTCAGCAGCTGCAGGAAAAGATGCCGGCGGACGTCGTCTCCATCTTCATCCTGCCGCCGTCGATGACCGAGCTGCAATCGCGCCTGCATCGCCGCGCCGAGGATACCGAAGAGGTCATCCAGACGCGCCTTGCCAATTCCTGCGCCGAAATTGAGCATTGGCGGGAATATGACTATGTCATCCTCAACGACGACCTCTCGGTCGCCTTCGACGCCGTACAAAGCATCGTCAAGGCCGAACGCCTGCGCCGCGACCGTCGCCACGGGCTCTTCGAGTTCGTGACCAAGCTGGTGACGGAAAAGCCTGTTCTATAG
- a CDS encoding YicC/YloC family endoribonuclease encodes MTLQSMTGFARVEGTSGRSRWVWELRSVNGKGLDLRLRLPPGLEALEADVRRLAGEAFSRGNLQIGLATSVSEAQVEAVVNQGALAAVLALRDQLTGIVDPAPLKLDTLLAVRGIVDFREAEESEAERATRDKDIKAGLAEAIRCLADMRGKEGAALAEVLLGQVARIEALTQTVEADPSRSVSAIAERLSAQVAVLMQGTTALDRDRLHQEAALLATKADLREEVDRLKAHVAAARELIAEGGPIGRKLDFLAQEFNRESNTICSKSNAAAVTAAGIELKVVIDQFREQVQNLE; translated from the coding sequence ATGACATTACAATCGATGACCGGCTTCGCACGGGTCGAGGGAACGAGCGGACGCAGCCGCTGGGTGTGGGAGCTGCGCTCGGTCAATGGCAAGGGCCTCGATCTTCGGCTTCGCCTTCCCCCCGGCCTCGAAGCGCTGGAGGCCGATGTGCGCCGGCTTGCCGGCGAAGCCTTTTCACGCGGTAACCTGCAGATCGGCCTTGCGACGAGCGTCAGCGAAGCGCAGGTCGAGGCCGTGGTGAACCAGGGCGCGCTTGCCGCCGTGCTGGCATTGCGCGATCAGCTCACCGGTATCGTGGATCCGGCGCCGCTGAAGCTCGATACGCTGCTCGCCGTTCGCGGAATCGTCGATTTCCGCGAGGCGGAGGAAAGCGAAGCGGAGCGGGCCACGCGTGACAAGGATATCAAGGCAGGCCTTGCCGAAGCGATCCGCTGTCTTGCCGACATGCGCGGCAAGGAGGGCGCGGCGCTCGCCGAGGTGCTGCTGGGGCAGGTCGCGCGCATCGAGGCGCTGACGCAGACCGTCGAGGCCGATCCTTCGCGCAGCGTATCGGCGATTGCCGAACGGCTTTCCGCGCAGGTGGCCGTGCTCATGCAGGGCACGACGGCGCTCGATCGTGACCGGTTGCACCAGGAGGCGGCGCTGCTTGCCACCAAGGCGGACCTGCGCGAGGAGGTCGACCGGCTGAAGGCGCATGTCGCTGCCGCACGCGAACTCATCGCCGAGGGCGGGCCGATCGGCCGCAAGCTCGATTTTCTCGCACAGGAATTTAACCGGGAATCGAATACGATCTGTTCCAAGTCGAACGCTGCTGCTGTAACGGCAGCAGGTATCGAGCTGAAGGTCGTCATCGACCAGTTCAGGGAACAGGTCCAGAATCTGGAGTAG
- a CDS encoding phosphopantetheine-binding protein, with translation MSLSTVERLRTAVTGLLAARGDRDPVRDDESLFITGRLDSLAATEMIMLLEQDFELNLASADFDVSALDTITDITDLISRARN, from the coding sequence ATGAGCCTTTCCACCGTGGAACGACTTCGCACCGCCGTCACCGGCCTGCTCGCAGCCCGCGGCGACCGCGATCCTGTGCGCGATGACGAATCCCTGTTCATCACCGGACGGCTGGATTCGCTGGCGGCGACCGAAATGATCATGCTGCTGGAACAGGATTTCGAGCTGAATCTCGCCAGCGCCGATTTCGACGTCTCCGCCCTCGACACGATCACCGACATCACCGATCTCATTTCCCGCGCCCGCAATTGA